The Breoghania sp. genome has a segment encoding these proteins:
- a CDS encoding TRAP transporter substrate-binding protein, which yields MLKTNRLLAAGAVFVAASVMGFAASAQTKWDMPTPYGDTNFHTVNIAKFAEDVAASTDGALTIQIHSAGSLLKHPEIKNGVRKGVVPIGEVLISRLSNEDPVFALDSVPFLATSYDASMKLYQASKPVLEKKLEEQGLKLLFAVPWPPQGIYTKEAVDSIDDLKGMRFRAYNASTERIAQLAGAVPTQVEVPDLPTAFSTGRVQAMITSPSTGANSKAWDYLGYYYDAQAWLPKNMVIVNKSAFDALPEAVQTAVLEAAAKAETSGWEASKNETAEKTQMLVDNGIEVSAPSQDLQDGFKAIGKTMVSEWQEQAGDDGKAIIEAFSK from the coding sequence ATGCTGAAAACGAACCGTCTTCTCGCGGCGGGCGCGGTTTTTGTCGCTGCCTCCGTCATGGGTTTCGCCGCGTCTGCCCAGACCAAGTGGGACATGCCGACGCCCTATGGCGACACGAACTTCCATACGGTGAACATCGCCAAGTTCGCCGAGGACGTGGCCGCCTCCACCGATGGCGCCTTGACGATCCAGATCCATTCCGCGGGCTCGCTTCTCAAGCATCCGGAAATCAAGAACGGCGTACGCAAGGGCGTGGTGCCGATCGGCGAGGTGCTGATCTCGCGTCTGTCCAACGAGGACCCGGTTTTTGCGCTGGATTCCGTGCCTTTCCTGGCCACGTCCTATGACGCATCCATGAAGCTCTATCAGGCCTCCAAGCCGGTTCTGGAAAAGAAGCTGGAAGAGCAGGGGCTGAAGCTGCTGTTTGCCGTGCCGTGGCCGCCCCAGGGCATCTACACCAAGGAAGCCGTCGACAGCATCGACGATCTGAAGGGCATGCGGTTCCGTGCCTATAACGCCTCCACCGAGCGGATCGCCCAGCTTGCCGGTGCGGTTCCCACCCAGGTGGAAGTGCCGGATCTTCCGACGGCCTTCTCCACGGGCCGCGTTCAGGCGATGATCACCTCGCCCTCGACCGGCGCCAACTCCAAGGCATGGGACTATCTGGGCTACTACTATGACGCTCAGGCCTGGCTGCCGAAGAACATGGTCATCGTGAACAAGTCCGCTTTCGATGCCTTGCCGGAGGCGGTTCAGACCGCCGTTCTGGAGGCTGCCGCCAAGGCGGAAACCAGCGGCTGGGAAGCTTCCAAGAATGAGACGGCCGAAAAGACCCAGATGCTGGTCGATAACGGCATCGAGGTCAGCGCCCCGTCGCAGGATCTGCAGGACGGCTTCAAGGCCATCGGCAAGACGATGGTTTCGGAATGGCAGGAACAGGCCGGCGACGACGGCAAGGCCATCATCGAGGCCTTCTCCAAGTAA
- a CDS encoding TRAP transporter small permease produces the protein MRKALDALYRFSAGLAALSLVIIATMVVVQVAGRVTDGLRSAFGFEPYGLLVPSLAEIAGFLLVAASFLALASTLRNADHIRVNILLQMLPHSLARGFEVWVLAVACGLVGYFAWNAVLLVIDSYKFNEVSFGIIPVPLWIPQAAMAGGLIVFLISLVDDFVVTVSGGVPSYMEAETSDPIEGTE, from the coding sequence ATGCGCAAGGCTCTTGATGCGCTCTATCGGTTTTCGGCCGGTCTCGCGGCGCTTTCCCTCGTCATCATCGCGACGATGGTCGTCGTTCAGGTCGCAGGTCGGGTCACCGATGGTCTGCGTTCCGCCTTCGGTTTTGAGCCCTATGGTCTGCTTGTGCCGTCGCTGGCGGAAATCGCCGGGTTCCTGCTGGTCGCGGCGTCCTTTCTCGCACTTGCCTCCACACTGCGAAATGCGGACCACATCCGGGTGAACATCCTGCTGCAGATGCTCCCGCATTCTCTGGCGCGGGGATTTGAAGTCTGGGTTCTGGCGGTCGCCTGCGGGCTTGTGGGCTATTTCGCGTGGAATGCCGTTCTGCTCGTCATCGACAGCTACAAGTTCAACGAAGTCTCCTTCGGCATCATTCCGGTGCCTCTGTGGATCCCGCAGGCGGCGATGGCCGGGGGGCTGATCGTGTTCCTGATCTCGCTGGTGGACGATTTCGTCGTGACGGTGAGCGGCGGCGTGCCGAGTTACATGGAGGCGGAGACCTCCGATCCGATCGAGGGGACCGAGTAG
- a CDS encoding TRAP transporter large permease subunit: protein MDITIIAVALGVGMLAALATGIWVAVALFAVALAAIVLLVSVPAGTVLATTVWGASNSWDLTALPMFIWMGEILFRSRLSEDMFAGLAPWMRNLPGRLLHVNILGCGIFAAVSGSSAATTATIGKMSLPELKKRGYDERLAIGTLAGSGTLGLLIPPSIILIVYGAATEQSIARLFIAGVLPGAMLCVLFMGYVAIWSVMNRSKMPPKEPPVPLMERIMATRRLFPILLLIVGVVGSIYAGLAAPTEAAAVGVLLSLLLSWLSGTLTRKTFIEALMGATRTSCMIAFILAGAAFMTVAMGFTGIPRELASWIGSLGLTPFELLAALTVFFVVLGCFLDGISVVVLTTSVILPMVEQAGLDLIWFGIYLVIVVEMSQITPPVGFNLFVLQAMTGHNIFKVARMALPFFLLMVVAVVIVTIFPEVALWLPNNMMAH from the coding sequence ATGGATATCACGATCATTGCCGTCGCTCTCGGTGTTGGCATGCTGGCCGCGCTCGCCACGGGCATCTGGGTGGCGGTGGCGCTGTTTGCGGTCGCGCTCGCGGCCATTGTTCTTCTGGTTTCCGTCCCCGCAGGCACGGTTCTGGCGACAACCGTCTGGGGGGCGTCGAATTCGTGGGACCTGACGGCTCTGCCCATGTTCATCTGGATGGGCGAAATCCTGTTCCGTTCGCGGCTGTCTGAGGACATGTTCGCAGGTCTTGCTCCATGGATGCGCAATCTGCCGGGTCGGTTGCTGCACGTGAACATTCTGGGGTGCGGAATTTTCGCAGCCGTCTCCGGGTCCTCCGCGGCCACCACCGCCACGATCGGAAAGATGTCGCTGCCGGAGCTGAAAAAGCGCGGCTATGACGAGCGGCTGGCCATTGGCACCCTGGCGGGGTCGGGCACTCTTGGGCTTTTGATCCCGCCTTCGATCATTCTCATCGTCTATGGGGCCGCCACCGAGCAGTCGATCGCGCGGCTCTTCATTGCCGGTGTCCTGCCCGGCGCGATGCTGTGTGTGCTCTTCATGGGGTATGTAGCGATCTGGTCGGTGATGAACCGCTCCAAGATGCCGCCCAAGGAGCCGCCCGTGCCCTTGATGGAACGCATCATGGCCACCCGGCGCCTGTTTCCGATCCTGCTTCTCATCGTCGGCGTGGTCGGCTCCATCTATGCCGGGCTTGCAGCGCCCACCGAAGCCGCAGCCGTTGGCGTGCTGCTGTCGCTGTTGCTGTCGTGGCTCTCCGGCACGCTTACCCGCAAGACCTTCATCGAAGCCCTCATGGGCGCGACGCGCACCTCCTGCATGATCGCGTTCATTCTGGCTGGCGCGGCCTTCATGACCGTCGCCATGGGCTTCACAGGCATTCCGCGCGAACTCGCGAGCTGGATCGGGTCGCTGGGCCTCACGCCTTTCGAACTGCTGGCCGCGTTGACGGTCTTCTTCGTCGTGCTTGGCTGCTTCCTCGATGGCATTTCGGTGGTGGTGCTGACCACCTCGGTCATCCTGCCGATGGTCGAGCAGGCCGGTCTCGACCTGATCTGGTTTGGCATCTACCTGGTGATCGTGGTGGAGATGAGCCAGATCACGCCGCCGGTCGGCTTCAATCTGTTCGTGCTGCAGGCCATGACGGGCCACAACATCTTCAAGGTGGCGCGTATGGCGCTGCCGTTCTTCCTGCTGATGGTGGTGGCCGTCGTCATCGTGACCATTTTCCCCGAGGTGGCGCTTTGGCTGCCCAACAACATGATGGCACACTAG
- a CDS encoding winged helix DNA-binding protein, translating into MTKAHSPTAGIGPVVSSAHLAAGAMPALSEIEFAVTMMVNAYHRWMVRAMTAAGEPGMAPLDVMVLHSVNHRGRPKTLADICLVLNIEDTHTVTYSLRKLEKSGLVKTGKRGKEKTAEITAKGEEACLEYRRIREALLVGPVKTLGLDEAELSRLAAVMRSVSGHYDQAARSAAAM; encoded by the coding sequence ATGACCAAAGCTCATTCTCCCACCGCCGGGATCGGTCCGGTCGTCTCCTCCGCACATCTGGCGGCGGGCGCCATGCCGGCGCTTTCGGAGATCGAGTTTGCCGTCACCATGATGGTGAATGCCTATCATCGCTGGATGGTGCGTGCGATGACGGCGGCGGGCGAGCCGGGAATGGCCCCGCTTGATGTCATGGTGCTTCATTCGGTCAATCACCGCGGGCGGCCCAAGACGCTCGCCGATATCTGTCTCGTCCTGAATATCGAGGATACGCACACGGTCACCTATTCGCTGCGCAAGCTTGAAAAGAGCGGCCTGGTGAAAACGGGCAAGCGCGGCAAGGAAAAGACCGCCGAGATCACCGCCAAGGGTGAGGAAGCCTGTCTGGAATACCGACGCATCCGCGAGGCGCTGCTGGTCGGGCCGGTCAAGACGCTGGGGCTCGATGAGGCGGAACTCTCGCGGCTCGCCGCGGTCATGCGCTCTGTCTCCGGTCATTACGATCAGGCCGCGCGTTCCGCCGCTGCCATGTGA